In one Kluyveromyces marxianus DMKU3-1042 DNA, complete genome, chromosome 4 genomic region, the following are encoded:
- the DUR3 gene encoding sodium:solute symporter family protein: MQPVFSQGVGYGVILGLGVFFAVVMNTVTYLQNRFFSSKSSQADEFTAASRNVPLGLMVVSIVSSWCWSLTLLQSATESYNYGISGSYFYAVGGLIQVSVFSIVASKVKANANLVTTFPEAGYLRFGNMGHLAFLWCGIACNTIVSACILLGGGAVINAITGMNTYAALYLVPLVCAIYVYFGGLRATFISDAMHTFPLLVFLIIFVFVIYGGGSSIIGSPGKMWDLLTEVAHKNPVNDNYHGSFLTFRSKDGGIFLFISIITGFGLVVLDQAYWSRAIAAQPLKTSKAYFIGAVAWFVIPWTMGLCLGLGARATSLMADFPELSTSEISAGLSAVAGASHLVGKAGTGMILVMIFLSVTSSFSGELIATSTLLSYDVYKKYIRKNASPHEVLVVSKYCVFLWAIFAGSIASIFHAVGISMGWLFNFLGCATASGVFPVALTFTWNKLNRWGAVSGSIGGMILAIIVWLITCKAYLGEINVDNLANRWVSFAGNATALFMGGILSIGFSLWRPDNFDWDDIRNRTILSENLDDSKSKAFSTEKANAEGTEKIQYEVEVTREAEVFDESSSTSSGKVSRDLDLPQEEDIPLDKLRRQFKLFTILSITFAAIFAIAVPIPMIASPYVYSKKFFTFVVVVNILWLFSTFFVCVILPVFESRHFLKKLILHVSGIRKADFGNNAKNETIVEEEDI, translated from the coding sequence atgCAACCAGTATTCTCGCAAGGTGTTGGTTATGGAGTTATCCTAGGCTTGGGTGTTTTTTTCGCTGTTGTTATGAACACAGTGACATATTTGCAAAATAGATTTTTCAGTAGCAAGTCATCGCAAGCCGATGAGTTTACTGCGGCTTCAAGAAATGTTCCTTTAGGGTTAATGGTTGTTTCTATTGTCAGTAGTTGGTGCTGGTCTTTAACGCTTTTGCAGTCTGCCACGGAATCATATAATTATGGTATCTCTGGGAGTTATTTCTATGCAGTGGGTGGTTTAATCCAAGTGTCAGTTTTCAGCATTGTTGCTTCTAAAGTCAAGGCCAATGCAAATCTAGTCACCACTTTCCCTGAAGCCGGGTACTTAAGGTTTGGTAACATGGGCCATTTGGCGTTCCTGTGGTGTGGTATTGCCTGTAACACTATTGTTAGTGCTTGTATTCTTTtgggtggtggtgctgtCATCAATGCTATTACAGGCATGAACACGTATGCAGCCCTCTATTTGGTTCCATTAGTGTGCGCCATTTACGTTTACTTTGGAGGGTTAAGAGCCACATTTATCTCTGATGCAATGCATACTTTCCCACTATTGGTGTTCTTAATAATTTTCGTGTTTGTCATATACGGCGGTGGTTCCAGCATTATTGGATCTCCAGGGAAGATGTGGGACCTTTTGACCGAAGTGGCTCATAAGAATCCTGTTAATGACAACTACCATGGATCTTTCTTGACTTTTAGGTCCAAAGATGGTGGTATTTTCTTATTCATTTCCATTATTACTGGTTTCGGTTTAGTTGTATTGGATCAAGCTTACTGGTCTAGAGCAATTGCTGCCCAACCACTGAAAACATCCAAAGCTTACTTTATTGGTGCTGTTGCATGGTTTGTAATTCCATGGACTATGGGGCTATGTCTAGGATTAGGTGCAAGAGCTACCTCGCTCATGGCCGATTTCCCCGAATTGAGTACTTCTGAGATTTCAGCTGGTCTATCAGCAGTGGCAGGTGCATCGCATCTTGTTGGAAAAGCTGGTACTGGTATGATTCTAGTCATGATTTTCCTTTCAGTTACATCATCATTCTCTGGTGAATTGATTGCTACCTCCACCCTTTTGTCCTATGATGTCTACAAGAAGTACATCAGAAAGAACGCTTCCCCCCATGAGGTTTTGGTAGTATCCAAGTACTGTGTCTTCTTATGGGCCATCTTCGCAGGTAGCATCGCAAGTATTTTCCACGCTGTTGGTATCTCTATGGGATGGttattcaatttcttggGTTGTGCTACTGCCAGTGGTGTTTTCCCAGTTGCATTGACTTTCACTTGGAATAAACTAAACAGATGGGGTGCCGTGAGTGGTTCCATTGGAGGTATGATTCTTGCCATTATCGTCTGGTTAATCACTTGTAAAGCTTATCTAGGTGAGATCAATGTCGATAACTTGGCCAATAGATGGGTTTCATTTGCTGGAAATGCAACTGCCTTATTCATGGGTGGTATATTATCTATTGGATTTTCATTATGGCGTCCAGACAACTTCGATTGGGATGATATTAGAAACAGAACTATTCTCTCTGAGAATCTTGATGATTCGAAGTCAAAAGCTTTCTCCACTGAAAAGGCAAATGCTGAAGGTACTGAGAAGATCCAATatgaagttgaagttaCCAGAGAAGCAGAAGTCTTCGatgaatcttcttctacaagCTCTGGAAAGGTTTCAAGAGACCTTGACTTAcctcaagaagaagacattcCTTTAGACAAGTTAAGAAGACAATTCAAGCTCTTCACCATCCTTTCAATTACATTTGCCGCAATTTTTGCCATAGCTGTTCCAATTCCTATGATAGCATCTCCATACGtctattccaaaaagttcttcacATTTGTCGTAGTAGTGAACATCTTATGGCTCTTTAGTACCTTCTTTGTATGTGTCATCCTTCCGGTGTTTGAATCAAGACATTTCCTGAAAAAGCTAATTTTACATGTATCCGGTATACGCAAAGCAGACTTTGGCAACAATGCGAAGAATGAAACAATAgtagaggaagaagatatctAA